In one Arachis duranensis cultivar V14167 chromosome 9, aradu.V14167.gnm2.J7QH, whole genome shotgun sequence genomic region, the following are encoded:
- the LOC107464043 gene encoding homeobox-leucine zipper protein GLABRA 2-like — MGMDMSSNTNKDLFSSPTLSLTLAGIFNNQVEEVGDEGSRECSRKEDTTTTTTVDVSSENSGPLRSRSEDDDEDGGDDDGSKKKKKRRKYHRHTAEQIREMEAVFKESPHPDESQRKQLSKQLGLAPSQVKFWFQNRRTQIKAIQERHESSLLKKEIEKLMEENKAMREAISKSCCPNCGMAMATTPTITDDSSTISIEEQQLRLENAKLKAEVEKLREVSGKYPSAGTIMYPSCSTSHEQVDNNRINSSMDFYNGIFGVEKSRIMEIVNQAIEELIKMATIGEPLWVRSVETGREILNYDEYEKVFEVHNNSRIIGRRSNMSIEASRENGIVFMDLSSLVQSFLDVNQWKEMFPCLISKAANVDVICNGEGSNRNGVVQLMFAELQMLTPMVPTREVYFVRCCRKLSDEKWGIVDVSIDKVEDNIDASLLKCRKRPSGCIIEDKSHGHCKVSWVEHWECEKSSVHRMYRSIVNNGTAFGARHWISTLQLQCQRLVFFMATNVPIKDSTGVATSAGRKSILKLGERMRWSFCHAIGASSFHTWTKVTSKNGEDIRISSRKNLNDPGQPLGVILSAVSSVWLPLPPNVLFHFLRDENHRSQWDIMVTGGSSVQSIATLAKGQDRGNAVNIHEITSKENIKWWILQDSSTNAYESMVVYAPVDIPSMKNVMNGCDSTNIPILPSGFSILPDGVDSRPLITSTTMMQQQQQEENMNTEEGGGSLLTMAFQVITNNNSNGSPSSAKLTLESVESVKSLVSCTLRNIKSCLQCEED, encoded by the exons ATGGGAATGGACATGTCTTCAAACACCAATAAGGACTTGTTCTCctctccaactctctccctcaCCCTT GCTGGGATTTTTAATAACCAAGTAGAGGAAGTAGGAGATGAGGGAAGTAGAGAGTGTTCAAGGAAAGAggacaccaccaccaccaccaccgttGATGTAAGCAGCGAGAATTCTGGGCCGTTGAGATCAAGAtcagaggatgatgatgaggatggtggtgatgacgatgggagcaagaagaagaagaaaagaaggaagtaTCATAGACACACCGCTGAGCAGATCAGAGAAATGGAAGC GGTTTTCAAAGAATCTCCCCATCCAGATGAAAGCCAAAGGAAACAACTCAGCAAGCAATTAGGCCTTGCTCCAAGTCAAGTCAAGTTTTGGTTCCAAAATCGTCGAACCCAAATCAAG GCAATACAAGAGCGTCATGAAAGTTCGTTGTTGaagaaagaaatagagaaattaatGGAGGAAAATAAGGCCATGAGAGAGGCCATAAGCAAATCTTGTTGCCCTAACTGTGGCATGGCCATGGCCACCACTCCTACTATCACTGATGATAGCTCCACcatctccattgaagaacaACAACTTCGTTTAGAAAATGCCAAACTCAAAGCTGag gtAGAGAAGCTACGAGAAGTTTCAGGGAAATACCCATCAGCTGGAACAATAATGTACCCTTCATGTTCTACTAGCCATGAGCAAGTAGATAATAATAGAATAAACTCATCAATGGATTTTTACAATGGAATTTTTGGGGTTGAAAAATCAAGGATAATGGAGATAGTGAACCAAGCAATAGAGGAACTCATAAAGATGGCTACTATTGGAGAACCTTTATGGGTACGTAGTGTTGAAACTGGTAGAGAAATACTCAACTATGATGAATATGAGAAGGTTTTTGAGGTTCACAATAATTCAAGAATTATTGGAAGAAGGTCAAACATGTCCATTGAAGCATCAAGAGAAAATGGAATTGTTTTTATGGATCTATCAAGTCTTGTCCAAAGTTTTCTAGATGTG AATCAATGGAAGGAGATGTTTCCATGCTTAATATCAAAGGCTGCAAATGTTGATGTTATATGCAATGGAGAAGGATCTAATCGCAATGGTGTTGTTCAACTG ATGTTTGCTGAGTTGCAAATGCTGACACCAATGGTGCCAACAAGAGAAGTATATTTCGTGAGATGCTGCAGAAAGTTAAGTGATGAAAAGTGGGGAATTGTTGATGTTTCCATAGACAAAGTAGAAGACAACATCGATGCTTCCCTTCTTAAATGCAGAAAACGCCCTTCTGGTTGCATTATTGAAGATAAGTCCCATGGTCATTGCAAG GTAAGTTGGGTGGAACACTGGGAATGCGAGAAAAGCAGTGTCCACAGAATGTATAGAAGCATTGTGAATAACGGTACAGCGTTTGGGGCAAGGCACTGGATATCAACACTGCAGCTTCAATGTCAACGTCTTGTTTTCTTCATGGCAACTAATGTTCCCATCAAGGATTCAACTG GTGTTGCCACATCAGCTGGAAGAAAGAGCATATTGAAGTTAGGAGAAAGAATGAGATGGAGTTTTTGCCATGCAATTGGAGCCTCAAGCTTCCATACATGGACAAAGGTGACAAGTAAAAATGGAGAAGACATTAGGATCAGTTCTAGGAAGAACTTGAATGATCCTGGTCAACCTCTTGGTGTCATCCTATCAGCTGTTTCTTCTGTGTGGCTTCCTCTCCCTCCAAATGTTCTTTTTCATTTCTTGAGGGATGAAAATCATAGGTCTCAG TGGGATATCATGGTCACTGGTGGGTCATCGGTGCAGTCCATAGCAACATTAGCCAAAGGCCAAGATCGGGGCAATGCTGTAAATATCCAT GAGATTACATCAAAAGAAAACATCAAGTGGTGGATATTACAAGATAGCTCCACAAATGCTTATGAATCAATGGTAGTGTATGCTCCTGTGGACATTCCTAGCATGAAGAATGTGATGAATGGATGTGATTCAACCAACATTCCAATATTACCATCAGGGTTCTCAATTCTCCCTGATGGGGTTGATTCAAGGCCATTGATTACTTCAACTACTATgatgcaacaacaacaacaagaagaaaatatgaATACTGAAGAAGGAGGAGGGTCTTTGTTAACAATGGCATTCCAAgtaattactaataataatagtaatggTTCTCCATCATCAGCAAAATTGACTTTGGAGTCTGTGGAATCAGTCAAGAGTTTAGTTTCTTGTACATTAAGGAATATCAAATCATGTTTACAATGTGAAGAAGATTGA